One genomic region from Pseudomonas hormoni encodes:
- a CDS encoding RNA polymerase factor sigma-70, whose translation MTEQVSTSRCDSPLLQAFVDNRLILVKIAARITGCRSRAEDVVQDAFFRLQSAPQITSSIKAQLSYLFQIVRNLAIDHYRKQALEQKYSGPEEEGLNVVIQGASPETSHINFSTLENIADALTELPSRTRYAFEMYRLHGVPQKDIAKELGVSPTLVNFMIRDALVHCRKVSGSRADTFARR comes from the coding sequence ATGACGGAACAAGTATCCACAAGCAGGTGCGATTCACCGCTACTTCAGGCGTTCGTCGACAATCGACTGATTCTGGTCAAGATTGCTGCCCGTATTACCGGCTGCCGGTCACGTGCCGAAGATGTTGTTCAGGATGCGTTCTTCCGCCTGCAATCGGCGCCGCAGATCACATCCTCGATCAAGGCTCAGCTCAGTTACCTGTTCCAGATCGTGCGCAACCTGGCGATCGATCACTACCGCAAACAGGCGCTGGAACAGAAGTATTCGGGGCCTGAAGAGGAAGGGCTGAACGTGGTGATTCAAGGCGCTTCGCCGGAAACCTCGCACATCAATTTCTCGACCCTGGAGAACATCGCCGACGCGTTGACGGAGCTGCCGAGCCGCACCCGCTACGCCTTCGAGATGTACCGCCTGCACGGTGTGCCGCAAAAGGACATCGCCAAGGAACTCGGTGTCTCGCCGACCCTGGTGAACTTCATGATTCGTGATGCGTTGGTGCATTGCCGCAAGGTGTCGGGCAGTCGCGCTGACACCTTCGCCCGTCGTTAA
- a CDS encoding GNAT family N-acetyltransferase, translating to MPDLNDLTALALPTGSRLVAEESENRLSLSLDAQPLITLRLTREPELQVRVEARLDTQALWAACYWLFARDPACQHLAWHLDEAPVEALLSGLLIPNETAGQYRCERALFWQLPQPWLGASMTGSYPQQRVISGGKRHPLRPVKPRGEVYRRFDARLGAWISLRTVDIDLDLARFNRWQNSARVASFWQEEGSLEQHREYLGKLEADPHTVTLIGCFDDQPFAYFEAYWAKEDRIAPFYEAGDYDRGIHMLVGEENHRGPHKVASWLSALTHYLFLDDPRTQRVVAEPRADNAKMIGYMQGQRFHCEKEFDFPHKRAALMVLGRERFFERCGLA from the coding sequence ATGCCCGATCTGAATGACCTGACTGCCCTGGCCTTGCCGACGGGCAGTCGCCTTGTCGCTGAAGAAAGCGAAAACCGGCTGAGTCTGAGCCTGGACGCGCAACCGCTGATTACCCTGCGCCTGACACGCGAGCCCGAGTTGCAGGTGCGGGTCGAAGCACGCCTCGACACTCAGGCATTGTGGGCCGCCTGTTATTGGTTGTTTGCCCGTGACCCCGCGTGTCAGCACCTGGCGTGGCACCTCGATGAGGCTCCCGTTGAAGCCTTGCTCAGTGGATTACTGATCCCGAACGAAACGGCCGGCCAGTATCGCTGCGAGCGCGCGTTGTTCTGGCAGTTGCCGCAGCCCTGGTTGGGGGCATCGATGACCGGCAGCTATCCACAACAGAGGGTGATCAGCGGCGGCAAGCGCCATCCGTTGCGGCCAGTGAAGCCACGCGGTGAGGTCTATCGGCGTTTCGATGCCCGACTGGGCGCATGGATTTCCCTGCGAACGGTGGATATCGACCTCGACCTTGCGCGGTTCAACCGCTGGCAGAACAGTGCGCGGGTGGCGAGTTTCTGGCAGGAAGAGGGCAGCCTCGAACAGCATCGCGAGTACCTGGGCAAACTCGAAGCTGATCCGCACACCGTGACGCTGATCGGCTGTTTCGATGACCAACCGTTTGCCTATTTTGAAGCCTACTGGGCCAAGGAAGACCGCATTGCGCCGTTCTACGAGGCGGGCGATTACGACCGTGGCATTCACATGCTGGTCGGCGAAGAAAATCATCGCGGTCCGCACAAGGTGGCGAGCTGGTTATCGGCGTTGACGCATTACCTGTTTCTCGACGATCCACGCACCCAGCGGGTGGTCGCCGAGCCGCGCGCCGATAACGCGAAGATGATCGGGTATATGCAGGGGCAGCGTTTTCACTGCGAGAAAGAGTTCGACTTCCCGCACAAGCGCGCGGCGTTGATGGTGTTGGGGCGGGAGCGGTTTTTTGAGCGGTGTGGGTTGGCGTGA
- a CDS encoding substrate-binding periplasmic protein, which translates to MSSPIRTASRLLLAALAALWVLPSPAAQLVRVGAAHFPPYTVRPESGADTGLLPQLVEALNALQSDYKFELVPTSIPRRFGDFKQGRVDMAIFENPGWGWKEIPHTSVDMGLEDAEIFVAQRIPNRQQNYFSDLAGKRLALFSGYHYEFANFNADPKVLAQNYNATLTYSHDSNLLMVLRGRADIALVTRSYLSDYLLRNEKVADQLLVSQRIDQVYHHYAILRPEAPITGEAFGKLLQGLRDNGQMLKIFDPYKIAIVPVSHAENAPQVAN; encoded by the coding sequence ATGTCTTCGCCAATTCGGACGGCCTCACGGCTTTTGCTGGCGGCGCTTGCGGCGTTGTGGGTATTGCCGTCCCCCGCTGCACAGCTGGTGCGGGTTGGTGCCGCGCATTTTCCGCCTTATACCGTGCGCCCGGAATCCGGTGCCGACACCGGTCTGTTGCCACAGTTGGTCGAAGCGCTCAATGCGTTACAAAGCGACTATAAGTTCGAGCTGGTGCCGACTTCCATTCCGCGACGCTTCGGTGACTTCAAGCAGGGCCGGGTGGACATGGCGATTTTCGAGAACCCGGGCTGGGGCTGGAAGGAGATTCCCCACACCAGCGTCGACATGGGGCTGGAGGACGCCGAGATTTTTGTCGCGCAACGAATCCCGAATCGTCAGCAGAACTACTTTTCCGACCTCGCCGGCAAGCGTCTGGCGCTGTTCAGCGGTTATCACTACGAGTTCGCCAACTTCAATGCCGACCCGAAAGTCCTCGCGCAAAACTACAACGCCACACTGACCTATTCCCACGACAGCAACCTGCTGATGGTGCTGCGCGGACGCGCCGACATTGCCCTGGTGACGCGCTCTTACCTGAGCGATTACCTGCTGCGCAACGAGAAGGTCGCTGATCAGTTGCTGGTGTCCCAGCGCATCGATCAGGTCTATCACCACTACGCCATTCTCCGTCCCGAGGCACCGATCACCGGCGAGGCGTTCGGCAAGTTGCTGCAAGGGTTGCGGGACAACGGCCAGATGCTGAAGATTTTCGATCCGTACAAGATCGCCATCGTGCCCGTCTCGCACGCTGAGAACGCGCCGCAGGTCGCGAATTAA
- a CDS encoding TetR/AcrR family transcriptional regulator produces the protein MDEQKALRVMRELVDSGQLTDPDSARGKLLQVAAHLFRNKGFERTTVRDLAGAVGIQSGSIFHHFKSKDEILRAVMEETIRYNTALMRAAIAEADNVRERVLALIRCELQSIMGGSGEAMAVLVYEWRSLSEDGQAKVLALRDIYEDLWLQVLGEAKDAGFIRGDVFITRRFLTGALSWTTTWYRADGSMNLDQLADEALILVLEEKQ, from the coding sequence GTGGACGAGCAAAAAGCCCTGAGGGTCATGCGCGAACTGGTCGACAGCGGCCAGTTGACCGACCCGGACAGCGCCCGTGGCAAGCTGCTGCAAGTTGCGGCCCACCTGTTCCGCAATAAAGGCTTTGAACGCACCACGGTGCGCGATCTGGCCGGTGCCGTGGGCATTCAGTCGGGAAGTATTTTTCATCACTTCAAAAGCAAGGACGAGATCCTGCGGGCGGTGATGGAGGAAACCATTCGCTACAACACCGCGTTGATGCGTGCCGCGATCGCTGAAGCCGACAACGTGCGCGAGCGGGTGCTGGCGCTGATTCGCTGCGAATTGCAGTCGATCATGGGCGGCAGCGGTGAGGCCATGGCGGTGCTGGTGTACGAATGGCGTTCGCTGTCCGAAGACGGCCAGGCAAAGGTCCTGGCGCTGCGCGACATCTATGAGGACCTCTGGCTGCAGGTGCTGGGGGAGGCCAAGGACGCGGGCTTCATCCGCGGCGACGTGTTCATCACCCGCCGTTTTCTGACCGGTGCGCTGTCGTGGACCACGACCTGGTATCGCGCGGATGGCAGCATGAACCTCGATCAATTGGCCGATGAGGCGTTGATTCTGGTGCTGGAAGAAAAACAATAA
- a CDS encoding acyclic terpene utilization AtuA family protein, with protein MPETIRIGCASAFWGDTSTAAAQLVDGGRLDYLVFDYLAEITMSIMAGARMKDPQAGYASDFIEVLSPLLGSLTEQKIRVISNAGGVNPHACAAALQAACDKAGVPLKIAVLLGDDLQPQFKQLSSRGLHEMFSGAPLPPMCVSTNAYLGAPGIVEALRLGADIVITGRVVDSAVVSAALVHEFGWSWHDYDKLAQAALAGHIIECGAQCTGGNFTDWRDVPDYEHIGFPIVEVSANSQFLVSKPEGSGGLVTPLTVGEQMLYEIGNPQAYLLPDVVCDFSQVKLQQQGRNAVQVHGAKGLPPTDQYKVSATYPDGFRCTASCLIAGIDAVDKARRVSEAIINKTSEIFSQRGWAPYSEVNIELLGSEATYGPHGQRQDSREVVIKLAVRHPSKQALIVFSREIAQAATGMAPGLTGIVGGRPTVYPLIRLFSFLIDKTACTLDIDLNGQRHPCALPALDALATADLPVPFEPPKPTGRADASVALIKLAVARSGDKGNHSNIGVMARDPEYLPWIAEALTPAVIVDWMSHVLDPIHGRVERWYLPATHSLNFLLENALGGGGVASLRIDPQGKAFAQQLLDIQIPVPQRIADQVN; from the coding sequence GTGCCTGAAACGATACGCATCGGTTGCGCCAGCGCCTTCTGGGGCGACACCTCGACCGCCGCCGCGCAACTGGTGGACGGCGGGCGCCTGGACTATCTGGTGTTCGATTATCTGGCCGAAATCACGATGTCGATTATGGCCGGTGCGCGGATGAAAGATCCACAGGCCGGCTACGCCAGTGACTTCATCGAAGTCCTCAGCCCTCTGCTGGGGTCACTCACCGAACAGAAAATCCGCGTCATCAGCAACGCCGGCGGCGTCAATCCACACGCCTGCGCCGCTGCGCTGCAAGCGGCCTGCGACAAGGCTGGCGTGCCGCTGAAGATCGCGGTGCTGCTGGGTGATGATCTGCAACCGCAGTTCAAACAGCTGAGCAGCCGCGGCCTCCACGAAATGTTCAGCGGCGCACCCTTGCCGCCGATGTGCGTTTCCACCAATGCCTACCTCGGCGCGCCGGGCATAGTCGAAGCCTTGCGTCTGGGCGCGGACATCGTGATCACCGGGCGCGTGGTCGACAGCGCCGTGGTCAGCGCTGCGCTGGTGCATGAATTCGGCTGGTCCTGGCACGACTACGACAAACTCGCTCAAGCCGCCCTCGCCGGGCACATCATCGAATGCGGCGCCCAGTGCACCGGCGGCAACTTCACCGACTGGCGCGATGTCCCCGACTACGAACACATCGGTTTCCCCATCGTCGAAGTCAGTGCCAACAGCCAGTTCCTTGTCAGCAAACCCGAAGGCTCCGGCGGCCTCGTTACGCCCCTCACCGTCGGCGAACAAATGCTCTATGAAATCGGCAACCCGCAGGCTTATCTCTTGCCCGACGTGGTTTGCGATTTCTCTCAGGTCAAACTTCAGCAACAAGGCAGGAACGCGGTTCAGGTGCATGGTGCAAAGGGTTTGCCTCCGACTGATCAATACAAGGTCAGCGCGACATATCCGGACGGCTTCCGCTGCACCGCCAGTTGCCTGATCGCCGGGATCGATGCGGTGGACAAGGCCCGGCGTGTCAGCGAAGCAATCATCAACAAGACCTCGGAAATCTTCAGTCAGCGCGGCTGGGCGCCTTACAGCGAAGTGAACATCGAACTCCTGGGCAGCGAGGCGACCTACGGCCCCCATGGCCAGCGACAGGACAGTCGCGAAGTGGTGATCAAACTCGCCGTGCGCCACCCGAGCAAACAGGCCTTGATCGTGTTCTCCCGGGAAATTGCCCAGGCCGCCACCGGCATGGCCCCGGGGCTGACAGGGATCGTCGGCGGCAGGCCGACGGTGTATCCGCTGATCCGGCTGTTTTCGTTCCTCATCGACAAAACGGCCTGCACGCTGGACATTGATCTCAACGGTCAGCGTCACCCGTGCGCCCTGCCCGCCCTCGACGCGCTCGCCACCGCGGACCTGCCGGTGCCGTTCGAACCACCGAAACCCACAGGTCGCGCCGATGCCAGCGTGGCACTGATCAAACTCGCGGTTGCACGCTCCGGTGACAAGGGCAATCACAGCAACATCGGCGTCATGGCCCGCGATCCGGAGTACCTGCCGTGGATCGCCGAAGCCTTGACCCCGGCAGTGATCGTCGACTGGATGAGCCACGTGCTCGACCCGATTCATGGACGCGTCGAGCGCTGGTATCTGCCCGCGACCCACAGCCTTAATTTTCTGCTGGAAAACGCCCTGGGCGGGGGCGGCGTGGCCAGCCTGCGGATCGATCCGCAAGGCAAAGCCTTCGCCCAACAACTGCTGGACATCCAGATTCCGGTGCCTCAGCGCATCGCCGACCAGGTCAACTAG
- a CDS encoding SDR family oxidoreductase, giving the protein MAYDSIFKADLFAGQNIIVTGGGSGIGRCTAHELAALGAHVLLIGRTADKLKSVTAEIVEDGGKADWQTCDIREEEAVKHLVSELIRKHGPIHGLVNNAGGQFPSALASINQKGFETVMRTNLVGGFLMAREVFNQSMSQHGGAIVNMLADMWGGMPGMGHSGAARSGMDNLTKTAAFEWGYAGVRVNAVAPGWIASSGMDTYEGAFKAVIPTLREHVPLKRIGTESEVSAAIVFLLSPAAAFVSGSTLRIDGAASLGGRAWPIHKATNSESFNGFHRAYLPDVLKDKE; this is encoded by the coding sequence GTGGCCTACGATTCGATTTTCAAAGCTGATCTGTTTGCCGGACAAAACATCATCGTCACCGGTGGCGGCAGCGGCATCGGCCGCTGCACCGCTCATGAACTGGCGGCGCTCGGTGCCCATGTGCTGTTGATCGGGCGCACTGCCGACAAACTGAAATCCGTGACCGCTGAAATTGTCGAGGATGGCGGCAAGGCCGATTGGCAGACCTGCGATATTCGCGAAGAGGAAGCGGTCAAGCATCTGGTCAGCGAACTGATCCGCAAGCACGGTCCGATTCATGGACTGGTCAACAATGCCGGCGGCCAATTCCCGTCGGCGCTGGCCTCGATCAATCAGAAGGGGTTCGAAACCGTGATGCGCACCAATCTGGTGGGCGGTTTCCTGATGGCCCGGGAAGTGTTCAATCAATCCATGAGCCAACACGGCGGCGCCATCGTCAACATGCTCGCCGACATGTGGGGCGGCATGCCCGGCATGGGTCACTCGGGCGCGGCGCGCTCGGGCATGGACAACCTGACCAAGACCGCTGCGTTCGAATGGGGTTACGCCGGTGTGCGGGTCAACGCGGTGGCGCCGGGCTGGATCGCCTCCAGCGGCATGGACACTTACGAAGGCGCGTTCAAAGCGGTGATTCCGACCTTGCGCGAACACGTGCCGCTGAAACGCATCGGCACCGAATCGGAAGTCAGTGCCGCGATCGTGTTCCTGCTCAGCCCGGCCGCGGCGTTTGTCAGTGGCAGCACCTTGCGTATCGACGGCGCCGCCAGCCTTGGCGGCCGGGCGTGGCCGATCCACAAGGCGACCAACAGTGAGTCGTTCAACGGTTTCCACCGCGCGTACTTACCGGACGTGCTCAAGGACAAGGAATAA
- the atuC gene encoding geranyl-CoA carboxylase subunit beta produces the protein MPVIESQVDPFSEQFARNRAAMLAGIEQVRQLEQNLLNKAAEAKAKFDKRGQLLPRERLNLLLDPGAPFLELASLAGYKLHDDKDGSSAGGGLIAGIGYVSGVRALVVANNSAIKGGTISPSGLKKSLRLQQIAMENKLPVITLAESGGANLNYAAEIFVEGARSFANQARMSAMGLPQITVVHGSATAGGAYQPGLSDYVVVVRGKAKLFLAGPPLLKAATGEVATDEELGGAEMHAQTAGTAEYLAENDADGVRQVREIVSLLSWNDQLQWAPERHHQEPLYPIDELLGLIPDDPKKPYDVREIIARIADGSNFLEFKGEFDQQTVCGHLQIQGRACGFIGNNGPITPKGASKAAQFIQLCDQSRTPLLFFHNTTGFMVGTESEQQGVIKHGAKMIQAVANARVPKLTIVVGGSYGAGNYAMCGRGLDPRFIFAWPNSRTAVMGGAQAGKVLRIVTEAKQLKDGLVPDPKMLDMLEQVTAQKLDSQSTALYGSANLWDDGLIDPRDTRTLLGYLLDICHEADMRPLQTNSFGVARF, from the coding sequence ATGCCGGTCATTGAGTCGCAAGTCGACCCGTTCAGCGAACAGTTCGCCCGGAACCGTGCCGCGATGCTGGCCGGTATCGAGCAAGTCCGTCAGCTCGAACAAAACCTGCTGAACAAAGCGGCCGAAGCCAAAGCGAAGTTCGACAAGCGCGGGCAATTGCTGCCCCGTGAACGCCTCAACCTGTTGCTCGACCCCGGTGCGCCGTTCCTCGAACTGGCAAGCCTGGCCGGTTACAAATTGCATGACGACAAGGATGGCAGCTCGGCGGGCGGCGGCTTGATCGCCGGGATCGGCTACGTATCCGGCGTTCGTGCCTTGGTGGTGGCGAACAACAGCGCGATCAAGGGAGGAACCATCTCCCCCAGCGGCTTGAAAAAATCCCTGCGCCTGCAACAGATCGCCATGGAAAACAAACTGCCGGTGATCACCCTCGCTGAAAGCGGTGGCGCCAACCTTAATTACGCAGCGGAGATTTTCGTCGAAGGCGCGCGCAGCTTTGCCAATCAGGCGCGGATGTCGGCCATGGGCTTGCCGCAAATCACCGTGGTCCACGGCTCGGCCACGGCAGGCGGCGCGTATCAGCCGGGGCTGTCGGATTACGTGGTGGTGGTGCGCGGCAAAGCCAAGCTGTTTCTCGCCGGGCCGCCCCTGCTCAAGGCCGCCACCGGCGAGGTCGCTACCGATGAGGAACTGGGCGGCGCCGAGATGCACGCGCAAACCGCCGGCACCGCTGAATACCTGGCCGAGAACGATGCCGATGGCGTGCGTCAGGTGCGGGAGATTGTCAGCCTGTTGTCGTGGAATGATCAGTTGCAATGGGCACCCGAACGTCACCATCAAGAACCGCTCTACCCCATCGACGAACTGCTCGGGCTGATTCCCGACGACCCGAAAAAACCCTATGACGTGCGCGAAATCATCGCGCGAATCGCCGACGGTTCGAACTTCCTCGAGTTCAAGGGTGAGTTCGATCAACAGACCGTCTGCGGTCATCTGCAGATTCAGGGGCGCGCCTGCGGGTTCATCGGCAACAACGGCCCGATCACGCCCAAAGGCGCGAGCAAGGCTGCGCAGTTCATTCAGCTGTGCGATCAGAGCCGGACGCCGCTGCTGTTTTTCCACAACACCACCGGGTTCATGGTCGGCACCGAGTCGGAACAACAAGGCGTGATCAAGCACGGCGCCAAAATGATCCAGGCGGTGGCCAACGCCCGGGTGCCAAAACTGACGATCGTTGTCGGTGGTTCCTATGGCGCCGGCAACTATGCGATGTGCGGCCGCGGCCTCGACCCCCGCTTCATCTTCGCCTGGCCCAACAGCCGCACGGCGGTGATGGGCGGCGCTCAGGCCGGCAAGGTCCTGCGGATCGTCACCGAGGCCAAACAGCTCAAGGACGGTCTGGTACCTGACCCGAAAATGCTCGACATGCTGGAGCAGGTCACCGCGCAGAAACTCGACAGCCAGTCCACCGCGCTGTATGGCAGCGCCAATCTCTGGGATGACGGATTGATTGATCCCCGGGATACCCGGACGTTGCTAGGTTACTTGCTGGACATCTGTCATGAGGCCGACATGCGGCCGCTGCAAACCAATAGTTTTGGCGTGGCCCGGTTCTGA
- the atuD gene encoding citronellyl-CoA dehydrogenase — protein MIFTQEHEALRRTVRQFVAHEINPHVEEWEKAGRFPIHDIFRKAGELGLLGISKPEKFGGMGLDYSYSIVAAEEFGTIHCGGIPMSIGVQTDMCTPALARFGSDELREEFLRPAITGEQVGCIGVSEVGAGSDVAGLKTTARKDGDDYVINGSKMWITNSPSADFICLLANTSDDKPHINKSLIMVPMNTPGISLSSHLDKLGMRSSETAQVFFDNVRVPQRNRIGHEGAGFMMQMLQFQEERLFGAANMIKGLEYCIDSTIEYCKERKTFGNALIDNQVIHFRLAELQTEVECLRALVYQATEQYIKGQDVTRLASMAKLKAGRLGREVSDSCLQYWGGMGFMWDNPVARAYRDVRLVSIGGGADEIMLGIICKLMGILPGKRK, from the coding sequence ATGATCTTCACCCAGGAACACGAAGCACTGCGCCGCACCGTTCGCCAATTCGTCGCGCACGAGATCAACCCGCACGTCGAGGAGTGGGAAAAGGCCGGGCGTTTCCCAATCCACGACATCTTTCGCAAGGCGGGGGAGCTCGGCTTGCTGGGGATTTCCAAACCGGAAAAATTCGGCGGCATGGGGCTCGACTACAGCTATTCGATCGTCGCCGCCGAAGAGTTCGGCACCATTCATTGCGGCGGGATCCCGATGTCCATCGGCGTGCAGACCGACATGTGCACGCCGGCGCTGGCACGCTTCGGCTCCGATGAACTGCGTGAAGAATTCCTGCGGCCGGCGATTACCGGCGAACAGGTCGGTTGCATCGGCGTGTCGGAAGTCGGTGCCGGTTCCGACGTCGCCGGCTTGAAAACCACCGCCCGCAAGGACGGCGACGACTACGTGATCAACGGCAGCAAGATGTGGATCACCAACTCGCCGAGCGCCGATTTCATCTGCCTGCTGGCCAACACCTCGGACGACAAGCCGCACATCAACAAATCGCTGATCATGGTGCCGATGAACACCCCCGGCATCAGCCTCAGTTCGCACCTCGACAAGCTCGGCATGCGCAGCTCGGAAACGGCCCAGGTGTTTTTCGACAACGTGCGCGTACCGCAACGCAACCGCATCGGGCATGAAGGCGCGGGGTTCATGATGCAGATGCTGCAATTCCAGGAGGAACGCCTGTTCGGTGCCGCGAACATGATCAAGGGCCTGGAATACTGCATCGACAGCACCATCGAGTACTGCAAGGAACGCAAAACCTTCGGCAATGCACTGATCGACAATCAGGTCATCCACTTCCGCCTCGCTGAGCTGCAAACCGAAGTCGAATGCCTGCGGGCGCTGGTCTATCAGGCCACCGAGCAATACATCAAAGGTCAGGACGTCACGCGCCTAGCGTCGATGGCCAAACTCAAGGCCGGACGACTGGGCCGCGAAGTCAGCGACAGCTGCCTGCAATATTGGGGCGGCATGGGCTTCATGTGGGACAACCCGGTGGCCCGCGCCTACCGCGACGTGCGGTTGGTATCGATTGGCGGCGGCGCCGACGAAATCATGCTGGGGATCATCTGCAAACTGATGGGCATCCTGCCGGGGAAAAGGAAATGA
- a CDS encoding enoyl-CoA hydratase/isomerase family protein produces the protein MSTLPVCQTLLLEPHNGVLHITLNRPECRNAMSLQMVAELRSVLSAVRDDREIRALVIGGAGGHFCAGGDIKDMANARAQGPSAYRDLNRAFGALLQEVQHAPQVVITVLQGAVLGGGLGLACVSDVALADHQAQFGLPETSLGLLPAQIAPFVVQRIGLTQARRLALTAARFDGTHARRMGLVHFVEHDAQALAERLDEVLAHVLCCAPGANATTKKLLLASAGQPSDALLDEAAEWFSEAVTGAEGVEGTMAFVQKRKPGWAS, from the coding sequence ATGAGCACCCTGCCGGTTTGCCAGACACTCCTGCTCGAGCCGCATAACGGCGTGCTGCACATCACCCTCAACCGCCCGGAATGCCGCAATGCCATGAGCTTGCAGATGGTCGCCGAGTTGCGTTCGGTGCTGTCGGCAGTGCGCGATGACCGTGAAATTCGGGCCTTGGTGATCGGCGGTGCCGGCGGGCACTTCTGCGCCGGTGGCGACATCAAGGACATGGCCAATGCCCGAGCTCAGGGACCTTCGGCCTACCGCGATTTGAATCGGGCGTTTGGCGCGCTGTTGCAGGAAGTGCAACACGCGCCGCAAGTGGTGATCACGGTGCTGCAAGGCGCGGTGCTCGGCGGTGGTCTGGGGCTGGCGTGCGTCAGCGATGTCGCCCTGGCCGATCACCAGGCGCAATTCGGTCTGCCGGAAACCAGCCTCGGCTTGCTGCCCGCGCAGATCGCACCGTTCGTGGTTCAGCGTATCGGTTTGACCCAGGCTCGACGGTTGGCACTGACTGCAGCGCGATTTGATGGCACACACGCCCGGCGCATGGGTCTGGTGCATTTTGTCGAGCATGACGCGCAAGCGCTGGCCGAGCGTCTCGATGAAGTTCTGGCCCATGTGCTGTGCTGCGCGCCGGGGGCGAATGCGACGACCAAAAAGCTGTTGCTGGCGAGTGCTGGGCAGCCTTCGGATGCCTTGCTGGATGAAGCGGCGGAGTGGTTCAGCGAAGCGGTGACCGGGGCTGAAGGGGTCGAAGGGACCATGGCTTTCGTGCAGAAGCGCAAACCGGGGTGGGCCTCTTAA
- a CDS encoding exonuclease domain-containing protein produces MPHWLVIDLEATTDEGGWPVTEMEIIEIGATLVDRQGRELDHFQRFVRPLRRPLLTPFCRELTRITQANIDSAQPLTEVWPAFERWLGQHHSRLEGWASWGDYDRKQLLQEWQKLQLDSELSRVPHMNLKQRFAKARRLERPLGLNGALQLAGMQFTGQQHRALEDARNTARLLPLILPL; encoded by the coding sequence ATGCCTCACTGGCTGGTCATTGATCTGGAAGCCACCACCGATGAAGGGGGTTGGCCGGTTACGGAAATGGAAATCATCGAAATCGGTGCCACGCTGGTGGACCGCCAGGGTCGGGAGCTGGATCATTTCCAGCGTTTCGTGCGCCCGTTGCGCCGGCCCCTGCTCACGCCGTTTTGCCGAGAGCTGACCCGCATCACCCAGGCCAATATCGACAGCGCACAGCCGCTGACCGAGGTCTGGCCAGCCTTTGAACGCTGGCTCGGCCAACATCATTCGCGGCTGGAAGGCTGGGCGAGTTGGGGTGATTACGATCGCAAGCAACTGCTGCAGGAATGGCAGAAGCTGCAACTCGACAGCGAACTGAGCCGCGTGCCGCACATGAACCTCAAACAGCGCTTTGCCAAGGCCCGACGCCTGGAACGTCCACTGGGGCTCAACGGCGCGCTGCAACTGGCGGGCATGCAGTTCACCGGCCAGCAGCACCGGGCGCTGGAGGATGCGCGCAATACAGCGCGTCTGTTACCGCTGATTCTGCCCCTCTAG
- a CDS encoding pyrimidine/purine nucleoside phosphorylase has translation MFKVNEYFDGTVKSIAFGTAEGPATIGVMAPGEYEFGTSQREIMHVVTGALTVKLPDSTDWETFAAGSQFNVPANSKFQLKVTVDTAYLCEYRG, from the coding sequence ATGTTTAAAGTCAACGAGTACTTCGACGGCACCGTCAAGTCGATCGCCTTTGGCACTGCTGAAGGTCCGGCGACCATCGGCGTCATGGCTCCGGGCGAGTACGAATTCGGCACCAGCCAGCGTGAAATCATGCACGTGGTGACCGGCGCCCTGACCGTGAAACTGCCAGACAGCACCGACTGGGAAACCTTCGCCGCCGGCAGCCAGTTCAACGTGCCAGCCAACAGCAAGTTCCAGCTGAAAGTGACCGTCGACACCGCTTACCTGTGCGAATACCGCGGCTAA